In the genome of Oligoflexus sp., the window GCGGGGTCAGGAAACCTCGGATAAAGTTTTGAAAGCGGCACTGAAACTCTTCAGTCAGCATGAGCTTTCAATTGAACGCCTGAGCGAAGCGTCAGCTGTCTCGGTGGGATCGATCTATCATCATTTCGGCAATCTCAATGGAGTTTCGGCGGCGCTTTATCAGAAGTCGATGGCTGATCTTTTGGAAAGCATCATCGCCGCCGTGAAGAGTGAGTCGAGCGCGCGGGACAAGGTCCTGGCCCAATCGCGGGCCTATATGGAATGGACGCGGGAAAAGAAAGCCGCGGCCCGTTTCATTCATGCCTCGGCCTATGCTCCTTACATGCAGCAGTACGGGGATGAAATCAGGAAGGCCAAGGAACCCATACTGCGGGAGCTGATGGGTTTTTTCGAAGGGCATATTCGTGCCGGTGAGATGATTCCTTTGCCTTTACCGCTTTATGAAATTTTATTGATCGGACCTCTTGCGGAGCTGGCGCGACGCTGGCTGAGCGGAGGCAGCGGACTCGATCTGGATCAGGCCGCGGACCATTTGCCCGAACGGATCTGGCGATCTGTGGCACCGAGGGAAGGATAATATGCGCGTTAAACAGGTGATACTCATTCGCAAGGATCTCAACATGCGGCGCGGCAAGGAGATCGCCCAGGGATCCCATGCGTCGATGGACTTTCTCATCGAGCCCCTGCGGCAGCTTTTGGTCCAGGGGAAAGCGACCCAGCTCGCCTTCACCGAGGTCGAGACGCACTGGATTGTTCACGGCATGGCCAAAGTCTGTCTGCGGGTGAACAGCGAAGAGGAGCTGGTGGCTCATCACGAAAAGGCCCTGGCCGCCGGTTTGAAAAGCCATATGATCCAGGACAGCGGGCGGACCGAATTTCACGGCCAGCCGACACTGACGGCCTGTGCCATTGGGCCCGATCTGGCGGAGCGGATTGATGAAATCACGAGAGATTTGACCCTCTATTGAAAAATCGGCTATAGGAAACCCCAGGACCAACTGGGGAGACCTATCGTGAAATTTCAAGTCATGGGTATCGTCGCATGCCTCGCTCTATTGCCCGCCTGCGGTCATAAGAAAAGAAAAAAAGATATTCTGCACGCACCCGATGTGCTTTTGGTCGAAACGCCTTTGTCCCTTGCGGGAACAAGTCCAGCGTCCCGCGATGATGCCGCCTTCAATCGCTGCATGACAGGCAACGCTGATCCCGATGTGCTCGCCGGCTGCAATCTGCCTTATGTCGAGGTTCCGAGCATTCCGCGCGAGGATCAGGTGGAAAGCATCCTGGGATCGACTCTGATCAGTCATGACTGGCAGAAGGAACGCTTCCGAAGCTTTCTTCTCAGTACTCGTCCGGAAATCATTTCCATGCTGTCCTGCGTGAAGGGTGTGGCGATTTCCAGCGATATACGCCCTTCGTTTTACTATTCCCCGAGCGGCGGCATTTACCTCGATGCGGGCTATTTCGCAGCCACCACCGAGGAATCCGGGACGGTCAGCACCAATCCGGATTCACGCGAACAGAATTTTGATCAGATTGATCTTCTCTTTTTCACTGTCGATACGGTTAAACCTAAAACAGCGGAAGAAGCGCGCTACCTTGATTTGGAAGGACTATTGGCGCATGAGCTGGCCCATGCCTGTGACTTCAAAGCGGATGCGGTGAATGGCAGGCATCTTTCGGACGATTTGCCGGAAACACCGGAAAATGCCGTGTATCAGCTGGCCCAGTGGCTTTACTTCGGCAACGGGAGCGCCAAGGCGAAGCTTTCTCAGTATACGCCCGAGGAGATCGGAAAATCCTATGAAGAAAGCCCGATCGTCGACATCTACGGTTACGGCAATCGGTATGAGCATCTGGCGATGATCGTTCAGAATCACCTGGCTTTTGAATTCGATGGCAACAACCGCGTGGACCTGCTTACTGATAATCCGAAAGAGAAACAGAATCTGCGCGATTTTCCCATCTACTGGGGCATGACCGGAAAATTCTGCCAGCCGGATCTTTTTGCCAAAGGGCGGGACATCACAAAGCGTGCTGTGCCGATGGCTTTTGATTTCCAAAGGACCATCGCCGATTGTCCGACAGTCGTGCATCCCGCAGGCACAGCGGTCTATCAGGTGCTTGGCCTGCCTCC includes:
- a CDS encoding TetR/AcrR family transcriptional regulator → MAGKQQRGQETSDKVLKAALKLFSQHELSIERLSEASAVSVGSIYHHFGNLNGVSAALYQKSMADLLESIIAAVKSESSARDKVLAQSRAYMEWTREKKAAARFIHASAYAPYMQQYGDEIRKAKEPILRELMGFFEGHIRAGEMIPLPLPLYEILLIGPLAELARRWLSGGSGLDLDQAADHLPERIWRSVAPREG
- the pth2 gene encoding aminoacyl-tRNA hydrolase, giving the protein MRVKQVILIRKDLNMRRGKEIAQGSHASMDFLIEPLRQLLVQGKATQLAFTEVETHWIVHGMAKVCLRVNSEEELVAHHEKALAAGLKSHMIQDSGRTEFHGQPTLTACAIGPDLAERIDEITRDLTLY